Proteins from one Juglans microcarpa x Juglans regia isolate MS1-56 chromosome 1S, Jm3101_v1.0, whole genome shotgun sequence genomic window:
- the LOC121247838 gene encoding nuclear transcription factor Y subunit A-3-like isoform X1, whose product MQNLCKKESSISVSHSASLYFVGCPSWGISAESYVEQSSRPRSLSLKMGVPPQHCHNTKQLNFQFQDQDSSSTHSTGESYPAVVSMQESYACGQGIVSPQSGYIETKGKLVGGIIKSSSPIGAQDFVFLPSQNDYNQSVAHIPFLHADPYFGGLLAAAYGSQSIVSTSIHHPQIIGMTPTRVPLPLDLTEDEPIYVNSKQYHAILRRRQYRAKLEAQNKLIKDRKPYLHESRHLHALKRARGSGGRFLNTKKLQEDASIASCSDVISASNSDNILQPPEFRFNCYPSPVGGTM is encoded by the exons ATGCAGAACTTGTGTAAGAAAGAATCTAGTATAAGTGTTTCACATTCAGCATCCCTGTACTTTGTTGGTTGTCCATCATGGGGGATTTCTGCTGAATCATATGTTGAGCAATCATCTAGACCCAGAAGTTTAAGCTTGAAGATGGGAGTTCCACCACAACACTGCCATAACACCAAGCAATTGAATTTTCAATTCCAAGACCAGGATTCGTCCTCAACTCACTCAACTGGTGAATCTTATCCTGCAGTGGTTAGTATGCAGGAAAGCTATGCTTGTGGACAAGGAATAGTTTCACCACAATCAG GATATATTGAAACTAAGGGGAAGCTTGTTGGAGGTATCATCAAATCTTCCTCACCAATTGGTGCTCAGGATTTTGTCTTCTTGCCTTCACAGAATGATTACAATCAATCAGTT GCTCACATTCCATTCCTCCATGCTGATCCATATTTTGGTGGTTTATTGGCTGCTGCTTATGGTTCACAATCTATCGTAAGTACCTCA ATTCATCATCCCCAAATCATAGGGATGACCCCAACTCGAGTGCCCCTACCTCTCGATCTTACAGAGGATGAACCCATTTATGTCAATTCAAAACAGTACCATGCGATTCTCAGACGGAGACAGTATCGAGCTAAGCTTGAAGCTCAGAACAAACTCATCAAAGATCGGAAG CCGTATCTTCATGAATCTCGGCATCTTCATGCATTAAAGAGGGCTAGAGGATCTGGTGGACGTTTTCTCAACACAAAGAAGCTCCAAGAAGATGCATCCATCGCCTCCTGCTCTGATGTGATAAGTGCCTCCAACAGTGACAACATCTTGCAGCCACCAGAATTTAGGTTCAATTGTTATCCTTCTCCTGTTGGTGGGACCATGTGA
- the LOC121247838 gene encoding nuclear transcription factor Y subunit A-3-like isoform X2 — translation MQNLCKKESSISVSHSASLYFVGCPSWGISAESYVEQSSRPRSLSLKMGVPPQHCHNTKQLNFQFQDQDSSSTHSTGESYPAVVSMQESYACGQGIVSPQSGYIETKGKLVGGIIKSSSPIGAQDFVFLPSQNDYNQSVAHIPFLHADPYFGGLLAAAYGSQSIIHHPQIIGMTPTRVPLPLDLTEDEPIYVNSKQYHAILRRRQYRAKLEAQNKLIKDRKPYLHESRHLHALKRARGSGGRFLNTKKLQEDASIASCSDVISASNSDNILQPPEFRFNCYPSPVGGTM, via the exons ATGCAGAACTTGTGTAAGAAAGAATCTAGTATAAGTGTTTCACATTCAGCATCCCTGTACTTTGTTGGTTGTCCATCATGGGGGATTTCTGCTGAATCATATGTTGAGCAATCATCTAGACCCAGAAGTTTAAGCTTGAAGATGGGAGTTCCACCACAACACTGCCATAACACCAAGCAATTGAATTTTCAATTCCAAGACCAGGATTCGTCCTCAACTCACTCAACTGGTGAATCTTATCCTGCAGTGGTTAGTATGCAGGAAAGCTATGCTTGTGGACAAGGAATAGTTTCACCACAATCAG GATATATTGAAACTAAGGGGAAGCTTGTTGGAGGTATCATCAAATCTTCCTCACCAATTGGTGCTCAGGATTTTGTCTTCTTGCCTTCACAGAATGATTACAATCAATCAGTT GCTCACATTCCATTCCTCCATGCTGATCCATATTTTGGTGGTTTATTGGCTGCTGCTTATGGTTCACAATCTATC ATTCATCATCCCCAAATCATAGGGATGACCCCAACTCGAGTGCCCCTACCTCTCGATCTTACAGAGGATGAACCCATTTATGTCAATTCAAAACAGTACCATGCGATTCTCAGACGGAGACAGTATCGAGCTAAGCTTGAAGCTCAGAACAAACTCATCAAAGATCGGAAG CCGTATCTTCATGAATCTCGGCATCTTCATGCATTAAAGAGGGCTAGAGGATCTGGTGGACGTTTTCTCAACACAAAGAAGCTCCAAGAAGATGCATCCATCGCCTCCTGCTCTGATGTGATAAGTGCCTCCAACAGTGACAACATCTTGCAGCCACCAGAATTTAGGTTCAATTGTTATCCTTCTCCTGTTGGTGGGACCATGTGA